In Gouania willdenowi chromosome 17, fGouWil2.1, whole genome shotgun sequence, one DNA window encodes the following:
- the LOC114479584 gene encoding transcription factor HES-1-B-like has protein sequence MMPSGTLERNNNNNNNNNTTAGDMRPRTGTENRKSSKPIMEKRRRARINESLGQLKTLILDALKKDSSRHSKLEKADILEMTVKHLRNLQRLHITDPLVVGKYRAGFSECVGEVTRFLSACEGVTTEVRTRLLAHLAACVTPHQVNYGPQPHTASPAPQPQSCKGNSPVHVPVHVSSDAMTAYGGFQVVPTPDGHVVFVVQSAAITPLPAQSSGHMSLVAPPLTSDSVWRPW, from the exons atgatgcCTTCAGGGACTCTAgagaggaataataataataataataataataataccactGCTGGAGACATGAGACCACGGACTGGGACGGAGAACAGAAAG TCATCCAAACCAATCATGGAGAAGAGGAGACGCGCGCGCATTAACGAGAGTCTGGGTCAGTTAAAGACCCTCATTCTGGACGCCCTGAAAAAAGAT AGCTCCAGACACTCCAAACTGGAGAAGGCAGACATCCTGGAGATGACAGTGAAGCACCTGAGGAACCTGCAGAGACTTCACATCACTG ACCCTCTGGTGGTGGGTAAATACAGAGCGGGCTTCAGTGAGTGCGTGGGAGAGGTGACCCGCTTCCTGTCTGCGTGTGAGGGCGTGACCACAGAGGTTAGGACACGCCTCCTGGCTCACCTGGCTGCGTGCGTGACCCCGCACCAGGTGAACTATGGACCCCAGCCTCACACAGCCTCCCCAGCTCCACAGCCACAGTCGTGTAAAGGCAACTCCCCCGTGCACGTGCCCGTGCACGTGTCCTCTGACGCCATGACGGCGTACGGAGGGTTCCAGGTGGTGCCCACACCTGACGGACACGTTGTGTTTGTGGTGCAGAGTGCCGCCATTACTCCTCTACCTGCTCAGAGCAGTGGTCACATGTCACTGGTGGCTCCGCCTCTCACCTCAGACTCTGTGTGGAGGCCCTGGTAG